A single Flavobacterium sp. 1 DNA region contains:
- the mtgA gene encoding monofunctional biosynthetic peptidoglycan transglycosylase has protein sequence MATKITPKKTAAKKPAKKKQGGFISKVKWFLLKVLLWFFGLSIASVVLFKFVPVPFTPLMVIRYFENNAADKENHFSHNWESIDKISMNLQKAVIASEDGTFLTHNGFDFIAMQKAYKSNERGRKVRGGSTISQQTAKNVFLWQGRSYVRKGLEAYFTVLIELIWGKKRIMEVYLNSIEMGDGVYGAYAATEHWYRRDASSLTMQQAAGIAAILPNPRKYKATSSSSYINNRKTKIVRIMRHIGKIEY, from the coding sequence ATGGCAACCAAAATAACACCAAAAAAAACAGCAGCTAAGAAACCTGCTAAAAAAAAACAGGGAGGCTTTATATCCAAAGTAAAATGGTTCTTGTTGAAAGTGTTATTGTGGTTTTTTGGACTCTCAATAGCTTCTGTTGTACTTTTTAAATTTGTGCCCGTTCCATTTACTCCTTTAATGGTGATCCGTTACTTCGAAAACAATGCCGCTGATAAAGAAAATCATTTCAGCCACAATTGGGAATCCATCGACAAAATCTCCATGAATTTGCAAAAAGCAGTAATTGCAAGCGAAGACGGAACCTTTTTGACCCATAATGGTTTTGATTTTATTGCGATGCAAAAAGCCTATAAAAGCAACGAAAGAGGCCGAAAAGTAAGAGGAGGAAGCACTATATCGCAACAGACCGCCAAAAACGTTTTCCTTTGGCAAGGCCGCAGCTACGTCCGAAAAGGCCTGGAAGCCTATTTTACGGTTTTAATAGAACTTATTTGGGGGAAAAAACGCATCATGGAAGTGTACCTCAACAGTATCGAAATGGGCGATGGCGTTTACGGAGCTTATGCCGCAACCGAGCATTGGTATCGAAGAGATGCTTCGAGCTTAACCATGCAGCAGGCAGCTGGAATCGCTGCTATTTTGCCCAATCCCAGAAAATATAAAGCAACCAGTTCCTCATCCTACATCAATAATAGAAAAACAAAAATTGTTCGGATTATGAGGCATATCGGAAAGATTGAATATTAA